The following are encoded in a window of Candidatus Methylomirabilis limnetica genomic DNA:
- a CDS encoding ABC transporter permease, whose protein sequence is MHTWSVIRLIILRHLWTSPVRVLVTVTGVAIGVATFTAIQATNESVLRSFARAIDLVAGRATIEIFSGELGIDERLLPVVQQVDGVSAAAPIMQMVAPVADRPGEALLLMGVDLFAEDPLREYRLADGDHPPGIEDLLSPDAIFVTAAFAEAHGLQKGGSLTLLVGPRRQRFSIKGLLTPQGPARAFDGNIAILDIAAAQVAFGKIGRLDRIDLVTDEQVPLDEIRARLVKVLPPHLTVQRPDRRGHQVEKMLRAFRLNLTALSAIALLVSLFLVYNAVSLSVLERRRQIGILRSLGLTRGAVAALFAAEGMALGLLGSLLGVGGGMLLGRVLLQSVSRTVSTLYAYLRVEEIEISPILLLIALGLGSAGALLASLAPAYAASRIAPKDAMHLGSLERTWTRRSPLAFLGGLLLLTASFLLTRPGPVGGAPLFGYLSLACLIFGVACFTPLLLRFTGTGIHSLCRGRRAPLLTLAAGNLSSQVGRSAVAVAAMMTAIAMLVGLTLMIGSFRRTVELWVEQTIRADIMVSPAARFVKGSQARLPNTFIEGAARTPGIAALDPFIGQRVDLLGQEGLLAAGDFEVAARYGRLLFRRGESATILRRAKAEDGVIISESLALSRGLTEGDRLPLHLPSGRVEPPIIGVFYDYSTDGGKVVMDRGLWARTGGGQGADILAIYLQPGANEAAVRRQLLTIAGEDGAIALNSNRALKARVLEIFDNTFAVARALELIAILVSILGIFNVLWASVVSRQREIGVLRSVGATRAQLMRIVLWEAGLLGLLADLLGLIAGIALSLILIYVINKQSFGWTIQFQFSWWVVIKSSIIALGTTLLAGYLPARRAARLNIAAAVAYEG, encoded by the coding sequence ATGCATACCTGGTCGGTCATACGGCTCATCATCCTTCGCCATCTGTGGACGAGCCCGGTCAGGGTACTGGTGACCGTGACGGGCGTCGCCATCGGTGTCGCCACTTTTACCGCAATCCAGGCAACCAACGAGAGCGTCCTGCGCTCGTTTGCGCGCGCCATCGATCTGGTGGCAGGTCGGGCCACGATCGAGATCTTTAGTGGTGAGCTGGGAATCGACGAGCGGCTCCTGCCGGTGGTGCAGCAGGTGGACGGGGTGTCGGCGGCCGCGCCAATCATGCAGATGGTGGCTCCCGTCGCTGATCGTCCTGGCGAAGCCCTTCTGCTGATGGGGGTCGATCTGTTTGCCGAAGATCCGTTACGAGAATACAGACTGGCTGATGGCGACCATCCGCCTGGGATTGAGGATCTGCTCAGCCCTGACGCAATCTTTGTGACTGCGGCGTTCGCAGAGGCGCACGGACTGCAGAAAGGTGGAAGCCTGACCCTCCTGGTTGGGCCGAGGCGGCAGCGGTTCAGCATCAAGGGACTGCTTACCCCGCAAGGGCCGGCCCGTGCATTCGACGGCAATATCGCGATCTTAGACATCGCCGCTGCCCAGGTGGCGTTCGGTAAGATTGGGCGACTCGACCGAATCGATCTGGTGACGGATGAACAGGTACCGCTGGATGAGATCAGGGCACGCCTTGTGAAGGTCCTGCCCCCGCATCTGACTGTTCAGCGACCGGATCGGCGGGGCCACCAGGTGGAGAAGATGCTCAGGGCGTTTCGTCTGAATCTGACCGCCCTGAGCGCGATCGCACTGCTGGTCAGTCTATTCCTGGTCTATAATGCCGTCTCCCTCTCGGTCCTGGAGCGGCGGCGTCAGATCGGGATCCTCCGTTCACTCGGGCTCACGCGGGGTGCGGTGGCAGCGCTCTTTGCTGCGGAAGGGATGGCGCTGGGGCTCCTGGGCTCGCTGCTTGGAGTCGGCGGCGGGATGCTGCTTGGCCGGGTACTCCTGCAGAGCGTCTCAAGGACGGTCTCGACCCTCTATGCCTACCTTCGGGTAGAAGAGATCGAGATCAGTCCAATCCTTCTGCTCATAGCGCTCGGGCTGGGAAGCGCCGGTGCGTTGCTGGCCTCCCTCGCACCTGCCTATGCGGCGAGCCGGATCGCACCGAAGGACGCGATGCACCTCGGTTCCCTCGAAAGGACCTGGACGCGCCGCTCCCCGCTCGCGTTCCTGGGCGGTCTCCTGTTGCTCACCGCCTCCTTCCTGTTGACTCGTCCGGGTCCGGTTGGTGGCGCTCCCCTCTTCGGCTATCTCTCTTTGGCCTGCCTCATCTTTGGCGTCGCATGCTTCACCCCCCTGCTCTTGCGCTTCACCGGGACAGGCATTCATTCCCTCTGTAGGGGGAGACGGGCTCCACTGCTCACGCTTGCAGCCGGCAACCTCTCTTCGCAGGTCGGGCGGAGTGCGGTCGCGGTCGCCGCAATGATGACCGCCATTGCAATGCTGGTTGGGCTGACCCTGATGATTGGCAGCTTCCGGCGGACGGTGGAACTGTGGGTGGAGCAGACGATCAGGGCCGACATCATGGTGTCGCCGGCTGCCCGCTTCGTGAAAGGAAGCCAGGCAAGGCTTCCTAACACCTTCATCGAAGGCGCTGCCCGGACCCCAGGGATCGCTGCCCTCGACCCGTTCATCGGCCAGCGGGTGGATCTGCTTGGGCAGGAGGGGCTGCTCGCAGCGGGGGACTTTGAAGTGGCGGCGCGATACGGCAGGCTCCTGTTCAGGAGGGGGGAGTCGGCTACGATCCTTCGGCGTGCGAAGGCTGAGGACGGGGTGATCATCTCAGAGAGCCTTGCGCTGTCCAGAGGGCTCACCGAGGGGGACCGATTACCCCTCCATCTCCCCTCAGGCCGGGTCGAGCCCCCGATCATCGGGGTCTTCTATGACTACTCAACCGATGGCGGCAAGGTGGTGATGGATCGGGGCCTCTGGGCGAGGACGGGAGGCGGGCAGGGAGCCGACATCCTGGCGATCTATCTTCAGCCTGGCGCCAACGAGGCCGCAGTACGGCGGCAGCTTCTGACGATTGCAGGAGAGGATGGCGCGATCGCGCTCAACTCGAACAGGGCGCTGAAGGCCAGGGTTCTGGAGATCTTTGACAACACCTTTGCGGTGGCGCGCGCCCTGGAACTGATCGCGATCCTGGTGAGCATTCTCGGGATCTTCAACGTCTTGTGGGCCTCGGTAGTCAGCCGCCAGCGAGAGATCGGCGTGCTACGGTCGGTCGGGGCGACGAGAGCACAGCTTATGCGGATCGTCCTGTGGGAGGCGGGACTACTTGGCCTGTTGGCCGATCTGCTTGGCCTGATTGCCGGCATCGCTCTTTCGCTCATCCTGATCTACGTTATCAACAAGCAGTCGTTTGGCTGGACCATCCAGTTTCAATTCTCCTGGTGGGTCGTCATCAAGTCGTCGATCATCGCGCTCGGCACGACCCTGCTGGCCGGCTACCTGCCTGCAAGGCGAGCAGCCCGTCTGAACATCGCCGCAGCGGTGGCGTATGAGGGGTAG
- a CDS encoding lipocalin-like domain-containing protein, with protein sequence MRGRGFRIAVVALLCLLSGTGAQAEGVFRRALPGYRFAFPQDHASHPDFKTEWWYYSGHLQTEDGQRFGYQLTFFRVGVDPALRGNSRSRWAVADLHLAHFAISDLTHRRFQYRERRSRGALDSAGALTKGFKVWNGPWEASGDGKAQHLTAHAPGYAIDLTMIPTKPPAIHGSNGVIQKASGPGHASHYYSLTRMTTNGTLTFAGRPQTVTGSTWMDHEFGSNQFTASQVGWDWFAIQLTDGVDLMLYQLRLTDGRPDPHSSGSLIYPDGRIEHLPFSAFRLTPQEVWQSPKSGGRYPIRWRIQVPGRRLYLSVQVAFPDQELNTSGSTQVTYWEGSVSASGTAGDLPISGVGYLEMTGYAAPFRQPL encoded by the coding sequence ATGAGGGGTAGGGGATTCAGGATCGCGGTGGTGGCGCTTCTCTGCCTGCTCAGCGGGACTGGGGCGCAGGCGGAAGGGGTCTTTCGGCGGGCGCTTCCTGGCTATCGATTCGCCTTTCCGCAAGACCATGCCTCGCATCCCGACTTCAAAACCGAGTGGTGGTACTATTCGGGCCATCTGCAGACCGAGGATGGGCAGCGGTTCGGCTACCAACTGACCTTCTTTCGGGTTGGCGTCGATCCTGCGCTACGCGGCAATAGCCGATCCCGTTGGGCAGTTGCCGACCTGCATCTAGCCCACTTCGCCATCTCGGACCTCACGCACCGCCGCTTCCAATACCGGGAGCGCCGAAGCCGCGGCGCCCTGGACTCGGCCGGCGCCTTGACCAAAGGATTCAAGGTCTGGAACGGCCCGTGGGAAGCCAGTGGAGATGGGAAGGCCCAGCATTTAACCGCTCACGCTCCCGGGTATGCGATCGACCTCACCATGATCCCGACGAAACCGCCCGCAATTCATGGCAGTAATGGCGTAATCCAAAAGGCGTCAGGGCCAGGCCATGCCTCTCACTACTACTCGCTCACCAGGATGACCACCAACGGCACCTTGACCTTCGCAGGAAGGCCGCAGACCGTGACCGGATCAACATGGATGGATCATGAGTTCGGGAGTAACCAGTTTACCGCGTCGCAAGTCGGATGGGACTGGTTCGCGATCCAGTTGACGGATGGCGTAGATCTGATGCTCTACCAGCTCCGCCTGACGGATGGTCGCCCCGACCCCCACTCCAGCGGGAGCCTGATCTATCCGGATGGGCGCATTGAGCATCTACCCTTCAGCGCCTTTCGACTCACACCGCAAGAGGTCTGGCAGAGCCCTAAGAGCGGCGGCCGATACCCGATCCGTTGGCGGATTCAGGTTCCCGGCCGACGCCTCTACCTGTCTGTACAGGTTGCGTTCCCTGATCAGGAGCTGAACACCAGCGGCAGCACCCAGGTCACCTACTGGGAGGGGTCGGTTTCAGCGTCTGGGACTGCGGGTGACCTACCGATCTCCGGTGTGGGCTACCTAGAGATGACCGGCTATGCCGCGCCCTTCCGCCAGCCGCTGTGA
- a CDS encoding HepT-like ribonuclease domain-containing protein, translating into MQKDDLVFLGHMLDTARKALDKIQGKSRSDYDADENLRLALAHLIQIIGEAARRVSPEWHTAHPEIPWSEIIGMRHKVVHDYLNVDEDIVWEVVTSDLSRLVAALERIVPPDDVDA; encoded by the coding sequence ATGCAAAAGGATGACCTCGTCTTTCTGGGGCACATGCTGGATACCGCCCGCAAAGCGCTCGACAAGATACAGGGGAAGAGCCGGTCGGATTATGACGCCGACGAAAATCTACGTTTGGCCTTAGCTCACCTCATCCAGATTATCGGCGAAGCAGCCCGGCGGGTTTCGCCGGAATGGCATACAGCTCATCCGGAGATCCCATGGTCGGAGATCATTGGGATGCGTCACAAGGTCGTGCACGATTACCTGAACGTAGACGAGGATATCGTCTGGGAAGTGGTGACGAGCGATCTTTCAAGACTCGTGGCGGCCCTTGAAAGGATTGTCCCGCCTGATGACGTGGATGCTTGA
- a CDS encoding nucleotidyltransferase family protein, with product MSPKIPIDRDKIAEFCHHYHIRKLAFFGSVLRDDFRPDSDVDVLVEFEPGHVPGLKFIQIQDELSTILGGWKVDLVTPKFLNRRIRDRVLASAEIQYAKG from the coding sequence ATGAGCCCTAAAATCCCGATCGACCGCGACAAGATTGCGGAGTTCTGCCACCACTACCACATCCGTAAGCTAGCGTTCTTCGGCTCCGTCCTGAGGGATGATTTCAGACCAGACAGTGACGTGGATGTGCTGGTGGAGTTCGAGCCTGGTCACGTTCCAGGACTGAAATTCATTCAAATCCAGGACGAACTTTCAACGATCCTGGGAGGGTGGAAAGTAGACCTCGTGACGCCCAAGTTTCTCAACAGGCGTATCCGAGACCGCGTGCTGGCCAGCGCCGAGATACAGTATGCAAAAGGATGA
- a CDS encoding HepT-like ribonuclease domain-containing protein, producing MPRDDAAILDILKAANLALAFTGKLDKAAFLADLKTQSAILHQLLVLGEAVKRLSDAFRTKYHGVAWSQIAGMRNILIHQYDHVDLDEAWQTVSVDVPTLIALLEPLAPHEGGE from the coding sequence ATGCCTCGTGATGATGCCGCGATCTTAGATATCTTGAAGGCAGCTAACCTGGCGCTCGCATTCACGGGGAAATTGGATAAGGCTGCGTTTCTCGCTGACCTAAAAACCCAGTCGGCAATCCTACACCAGTTGCTCGTGCTTGGAGAAGCGGTCAAGCGGCTCTCTGATGCGTTTCGCACCAAATATCATGGGGTTGCCTGGAGTCAGATCGCCGGCATGCGCAACATACTCATTCATCAGTACGATCATGTTGATCTCGATGAAGCTTGGCAGACTGTTTCTGTGGACGTTCCAACTCTCATTGCCTTGTTAGAACCGCTGGCTCCACATGAGGGTGGCGAATGA
- a CDS encoding nucleotidyltransferase family protein, whose product MSPKVTIDRGKIADFCRRWKITELAFFGSVLRDDFRPDSDVDVLVTFAPDTKWSLFDHVAMEEELSTLVGRKVDLVSRQAIERSSNWIRRKAILDGAEAYYAS is encoded by the coding sequence ATGAGCCCAAAGGTTACTATCGACCGTGGCAAGATCGCTGATTTCTGCCGACGATGGAAGATTACCGAACTCGCATTCTTCGGCTCTGTGCTGCGTGACGATTTCCGCCCGGATAGCGACGTCGATGTCCTCGTCACCTTCGCACCGGATACCAAATGGAGTCTCTTTGATCACGTGGCCATGGAAGAAGAGCTATCCACGCTTGTCGGCCGCAAGGTTGACCTGGTTAGTCGTCAGGCAATAGAACGTAGTTCCAACTGGATCCGCCGGAAAGCCATCCTCGATGGCGCGGAAGCGTACTATGCCTCGTGA
- a CDS encoding nucleoside hydrolase, whose product MPPTRVIIDTDPGIDDALALILAFASPELSVEAITTVAGNVPVAQAARNARMVLDVMGRSPGPPVAVGARGPLKKKLRPAQDYHGEDGLGELSRFKTGEGIPRYPEPQQLPEPQPAPALIAEIIGSAPGEIVLICLGPLTNLAMAIQAAPTQMAQVKEIIVMGGAIQAPGNVTPGAEFNLYTDPDAAKLVFTSGLPITLIPLDVTQRVMLTAELIDAVVRHIDSRVTQFVRDTTERLFGVEQRRTGYAAIPLHDPLAVGVAIDRSLVSSRPLHVEVETGDGPAQGMTIADRRPLKEEWKKPPNLQVCMEVDAGRFMALFLERICRPTA is encoded by the coding sequence ATGCCCCCAACTCGCGTGATCATCGACACCGATCCTGGCATCGACGATGCCTTGGCGCTGATCCTCGCCTTCGCCTCCCCAGAGCTCTCTGTCGAGGCAATCACGACCGTGGCCGGCAACGTCCCGGTGGCGCAGGCGGCGCGGAACGCCCGTATGGTCCTCGACGTGATGGGTCGCAGTCCCGGACCACCGGTGGCGGTCGGTGCCAGAGGCCCCCTGAAAAAGAAGCTGCGCCCAGCCCAGGACTACCACGGCGAGGACGGTCTGGGAGAGTTATCTCGTTTCAAGACGGGGGAAGGGATACCCCGATACCCCGAACCACAACAACTCCCCGAACCACAACCCGCCCCGGCCCTCATCGCTGAGATCATCGGTTCCGCCCCGGGGGAGATCGTCCTGATCTGTCTTGGGCCGCTGACCAACCTGGCGATGGCGATCCAGGCGGCCCCGACGCAGATGGCGCAGGTCAAAGAGATCATCGTCATGGGCGGGGCGATCCAGGCGCCGGGCAACGTGACACCAGGGGCGGAGTTTAATCTGTACACCGATCCCGATGCCGCCAAGCTCGTGTTCACCTCCGGCCTGCCGATCACCCTCATCCCTTTGGATGTCACGCAGCGGGTCATGCTCACGGCTGAGCTGATCGACGCGGTGGTCCGGCACATCGACAGTCGCGTGACCCAGTTCGTCCGCGATACCACTGAGCGACTGTTTGGCGTTGAACAGCGGCGGACGGGGTATGCCGCGATCCCACTCCACGACCCGCTCGCGGTTGGCGTTGCGATCGATCGATCCCTTGTCAGCAGCCGGCCATTGCATGTCGAGGTGGAGACGGGCGACGGTCCAGCTCAAGGGATGACGATTGCCGACAGGCGTCCCCTCAAGGAGGAATGGAAAAAGCCGCCGAACCTGCAGGTGTGTATGGAGGTGGATGCCGGACGGTTTATGGCCCTTTTCTTGGAGCGGATATGCCGGCCGACTGCCTGA
- the rbsK gene encoding ribokinase, which translates to MPADCLSRQVVVIGSANLDLTVTVARLPREGETVLGGELLLSNGGKGANQAVAALKAGAEVRFLAKVGRDPFGDRICRDLVTAGLPANGLLRDESAPTGVALIVVDRQGRNQIAVAPGSNQLLLPEAIEQYEPFLAYGTVMLVQLEIPIVTVERAFRFAKANGMMTILNPAPASPLSDDLLRHVDLLTPNETEAEALTGIAVFDLPSATAAAKALLLRGPQVVIVTLGPQGALLCTASVVRHLPAVPVEAVDTTAAGDAFNGALAAVLAGKPRADALDTDRLLVLEDAVRFANAAGALATTKHGAQESLPTKAEIEKLLAGKPSP; encoded by the coding sequence ATGCCGGCCGACTGCCTGAGCAGACAGGTTGTCGTGATCGGCAGCGCGAATCTTGATCTGACCGTGACTGTCGCCCGACTGCCGCGGGAAGGGGAGACGGTCCTCGGCGGAGAACTGCTCCTCTCGAACGGAGGCAAGGGGGCGAACCAGGCCGTTGCGGCGCTCAAGGCCGGAGCCGAGGTCCGGTTCCTGGCGAAGGTCGGGCGTGATCCTTTTGGTGATCGGATCTGTCGAGACCTCGTCACGGCGGGACTTCCGGCCAATGGTCTGCTCCGGGACGAGTCGGCCCCGACGGGTGTCGCCCTGATCGTTGTTGATCGACAGGGGCGAAATCAGATCGCAGTGGCTCCTGGCAGCAATCAGTTGCTCCTACCGGAGGCCATTGAGCAGTACGAACCCTTCCTGGCCTATGGGACCGTCATGCTTGTGCAACTCGAGATTCCGATCGTTACCGTCGAGCGGGCGTTTCGGTTCGCCAAGGCCAACGGGATGATGACAATTTTGAATCCGGCGCCGGCATCCCCTTTATCGGACGATCTCCTCCGTCACGTCGATCTGCTGACGCCGAACGAGACCGAGGCCGAAGCGTTGACAGGGATCGCGGTCTTCGACCTGCCCAGCGCTACGGCAGCGGCCAAGGCGCTGCTTTTGCGTGGCCCTCAAGTCGTCATCGTGACGCTTGGACCTCAGGGGGCGCTGCTGTGCACAGCATCGGTCGTGCGACATCTGCCGGCCGTCCCGGTCGAGGCCGTCGATACAACCGCCGCCGGTGACGCGTTCAACGGTGCGCTGGCCGCGGTCCTGGCTGGGAAGCCCCGGGCCGATGCACTCGACACAGATCGATTACTAGTATTAGAGGACGCCGTACGCTTTGCAAACGCAGCCGGCGCCCTGGCCACGACCAAGCACGGTGCGCAAGAATCACTACCCACCAAGGCCGAGATCGAGAAGCTGCTGGCAGGAAAACCTTCACCATAA
- a CDS encoding bis(5'-nucleosyl)-tetraphosphatase: protein MPREISAGVILFRRAPEPHYVLLHYGSGHWDFPKGHIETGEDAQQTAKRELKEETGISEACFVDGYKQTLRYFFRHKGIGIFKTVIYFLAETDQSEISLSHEHIGFDWLPYDLAMARLTFKNSRDLLVKAHEHLQTVQPSGQDDR from the coding sequence ATGCCACGTGAGATCTCGGCCGGGGTAATCCTGTTCAGGCGAGCGCCGGAGCCGCACTACGTGCTTCTCCATTACGGATCAGGCCACTGGGACTTTCCCAAGGGGCACATCGAAACTGGCGAAGACGCACAGCAAACAGCCAAGCGTGAGCTGAAGGAGGAGACCGGAATCTCCGAGGCATGCTTTGTAGACGGCTACAAGCAGACGCTCCGGTATTTTTTTCGACATAAAGGGATCGGGATCTTCAAGACCGTCATCTACTTTCTCGCAGAAACGGATCAGTCCGAGATCAGCCTTTCCCATGAACATATCGGTTTCGACTGGCTTCCATATGACCTCGCCATGGCGCGGTTGACCTTCAAGAACTCCCGGGATCTCCTGGTGAAGGCCCATGAACACCTACAGACTGTTCAGCCTTCTGGGCAGGACGATCGGTAA
- a CDS encoding MoaD/ThiS family protein gives MKIEVALYATLSQYLPKGSQSHKATMECADGVTVGQVIDQLGIPKPQPTMVLINGLHAGEDTPLKEGDLLALFPPLAGGLPIVLPRRLNSL, from the coding sequence GTGAAGATCGAGGTGGCGCTGTACGCTACGTTATCTCAGTACCTGCCGAAGGGCTCCCAGAGCCATAAAGCGACCATGGAGTGTGCCGATGGGGTGACGGTCGGACAGGTGATCGACCAGCTAGGCATCCCCAAGCCGCAACCCACGATGGTCCTTATCAACGGCCTCCACGCCGGCGAAGACACCCCCCTCAAGGAGGGAGACCTCCTTGCCCTATTCCCGCCTCTGGCCGGTGGGTTACCGATCGTCCTGCCCAGAAGGCTGAACAGTCTGTAG
- a CDS encoding NAD(P)/FAD-dependent oxidoreductase, translated as MGKLHQVIVGASAAGLAAVEAIRRVDQDCPITVVSKELLPLYSRVGLTHFISREVGYDGMRMRDDGYFDRMKVRGVMGVAAISVDPTARLVRLSNGENLAYDNLLVASGSHAVMPPIPGTDLHGIYPCITNNDATQIDEAIPRTKEAVVIGAGLIGIQVVDAFARRGLKTTVIEQMPHVMPAMADAVSAAMAEGALRTAGVTVRCGVRATELLGNNGQITGVRVESGEVLPCQLLVMAAGVAPNIDFLDRTGVTIHRGVSVDTYQRTSLEGIYAAGDVAETVDMFSGERVMNAIWPEALNQGRTAGLNMAGVATTYEGSMAMNVTTVIDTPIASIGMWNPPDGEPYQIREVRDDLKRIYRKLVFTGEQLVGAMLVGMIEDAGILHNMIRTRTTFTLTPDHLAPAPVRWGTVLRAVDKAGRV; from the coding sequence ATGGGTAAACTTCATCAGGTGATTGTCGGGGCCAGCGCGGCCGGCCTGGCTGCCGTAGAAGCGATCCGGCGAGTAGACCAGGACTGCCCCATCACGGTCGTCTCGAAAGAACTGTTGCCGCTCTATTCGCGGGTCGGCCTCACGCACTTCATCTCCCGCGAGGTCGGCTATGATGGGATGCGGATGCGGGACGACGGGTACTTTGACCGGATGAAGGTGCGGGGGGTGATGGGGGTCGCTGCCATCTCCGTCGATCCAACCGCCCGCCTGGTGAGGCTGAGCAACGGTGAGAACCTGGCGTACGACAACCTGCTGGTGGCGTCGGGCTCTCACGCCGTGATGCCACCGATCCCGGGGACGGATCTTCATGGCATCTACCCCTGCATCACCAACAATGATGCCACACAGATCGACGAGGCGATCCCTCGCACGAAAGAGGCTGTCGTGATCGGGGCTGGCCTGATCGGGATCCAGGTGGTGGATGCGTTCGCCCGTCGCGGTTTGAAGACGACTGTCATTGAACAGATGCCGCACGTGATGCCCGCCATGGCCGATGCGGTCTCGGCCGCGATGGCGGAGGGGGCGCTTCGGACAGCGGGAGTGACCGTCAGGTGCGGTGTCAGGGCGACCGAGTTGCTGGGCAATAACGGCCAGATCACCGGCGTGCGGGTTGAAAGCGGGGAGGTGCTCCCGTGCCAGCTTCTGGTGATGGCCGCCGGCGTCGCGCCCAATATCGACTTCCTCGATAGGACCGGCGTTACGATCCATCGTGGGGTATCCGTAGATACCTACCAGCGGACCAGCCTGGAAGGGATCTATGCCGCCGGAGACGTCGCCGAAACGGTCGATATGTTCAGCGGCGAGCGGGTGATGAACGCCATCTGGCCTGAAGCGCTGAACCAGGGGCGGACGGCCGGGCTAAATATGGCCGGGGTTGCCACGACTTACGAAGGGTCGATGGCGATGAATGTGACGACGGTCATTGACACCCCGATCGCCTCAATCGGTATGTGGAATCCACCGGATGGGGAACCGTATCAGATCCGGGAGGTCCGGGACGACCTGAAGCGGATCTACCGTAAGCTGGTCTTCACGGGAGAACAACTTGTTGGCGCAATGCTGGTGGGGATGATCGAGGACGCTGGCATCCTCCATAACATGATTCGGACCCGGACCACCTTCACCTTGACGCCGGACCACCTGGCGCCAGCCCCCGTTCGATGGGGAACTGTTCTGCGCGCGGTCGATAAGGCCGGCAGGGTGTGA
- a CDS encoding clan AA aspartic protease, whose amino-acid sequence MGYVHAEIKLKNPRLPNLKIITVKAMVYTGALTLCIPDHIALQLKLEINSQREVTTADGRKQMVPYVGPIEILFENRNCFVGALVLGDEVLLGAVPMEDMDLIVSPGHRKLIVNPDSPNFPHALVK is encoded by the coding sequence ATGGGATATGTTCATGCAGAGATAAAGTTAAAAAATCCTCGGCTGCCAAATCTCAAAATAATTACAGTCAAGGCAATGGTTTATACGGGGGCTTTGACTTTATGTATTCCGGATCACATCGCACTTCAACTCAAGCTAGAGATTAATAGCCAGCGTGAGGTAACAACCGCAGATGGTAGAAAACAAATGGTTCCTTATGTTGGTCCAATTGAAATACTTTTTGAAAACAGAAATTGCTTCGTTGGAGCATTAGTTTTAGGTGATGAGGTTCTTCTTGGCGCTGTTCCAATGGAAGATATGGACTTAATTGTATCTCCAGGTCATAGAAAACTAATAGTCAATCCAGATAGTCCAAATTTTCCACATGCATTAGTAAAATAA